The following proteins are co-located in the Apis mellifera strain DH4 linkage group LG9, Amel_HAv3.1, whole genome shotgun sequence genome:
- the LOC552386 gene encoding anamorsin homolog: protein MTFFKENSNVLIILDSDISNDDIVDFISAIQKRLNHAEQLSIVSTKELKKCINSSIYDIIICIFKLSYTNIKIFLEESLRMLKPEGILIIYESCQQQENVYSIFDERVSSLKVSGFKVKAQESLDTKQLKNLLLNIYNNIDNIFEIIAEKPSFEIGSSVTLNFGEKKSSNIWKLDSAVDEELINEDDLLDESDIVKPIINSLRVCSTTGKRKACKDCTCGLAEELSGKTAKEGTVKSSCGNCYLGDAFRCASCPYLGMPAFKPGEKVVLPESQLKAD from the exons ATgacttttttcaaagaaaatagcAATGTTTTGATAATTCTAGATAGTGATATTTCTAATGATGATATCGTAGACTTTATTAGTGCAATTCAAAAACGTCTCAATCATGCAGAACAACTTTCAATTGTGTCAacgaaagaattgaaaaaat gtatcaattcttctatttatgatataattatttgtatttttaaattatcatatacaaatattaaaatatttctagaagAATCTTTACGAATGTTAAAACCAGaaggtatattaattatttatgaatcatGCCAACAACaagaaaatgtatattctatttttgatgAAAGAGTATCTAGTTTGAAAGTGAGTGGTTTTAAAGTAAAAGCGCAAGAATCTTTAGATACAAAAcagttaaaaaatcttttactaaatatatacaataatattgataatattttcgaaataatagcAGAAAAACCTTCATTTGAg attggTTCTAGTGTAACACTTAATTTtggagaaaagaaatcttcTAATATATGGAAATTAGATAGTGCTGTTgatgaagaattaattaatgaagatGATCTTTTAGATGAAAGTGATATTGTCAAAcctataattaatagtttacGAG taTGTAGTACAACAGGTAAACGAAAAGCTTGCAAAGATTGCACTTGTGGCTTAGCTGAAGAATTAAGTGGAAAAACTGCAAAAGAAGGAACTGTAAAATCTTCATGTGGAAAT tgTTATCTTGGTGATGCTTTTCGATGTGCTAGTTGTCCATATCTTGGTATGCCTGCATTTAAACCTGGTGAAAAAGTAGTTTTACCTGAAAGTCAATTAAAAGcagattaa